The DNA region CTGACCGAAAACCTCGCCCGCACTATTGTGGGTAAAGCCGATGCCATTCGCTTGATTTTAGTGGCACTTCTCAGTGGCGGTCACGCTCTCCTAGAAGACGTACCAGGAGTAGGAAAGACTCTTTTAGCCAAATCCCTCGCGCGATCGATTAACGGTCGATTTCAGCGCATTCAATGCACCCCCGACTTGCTCCCGACGGATATGACCGGAACCAATATTTGGAACCCCAGCAGTCGAGAGTTTGAGTTTTTAGCAGGGCCCATTTTTACCAACGTTCTTCTAGCGGACGAAATTAACCGCGCAACCCCGCGCACCCAATCGGCACTTTTGGAAGTGATGGAAGAGCAGCAAGTCACAGTGGATGGCGTTTCTCGTAAAGTTCAACATCCTTTCTTTGTGGTTGCAACCCAAAACCCAATTGAATATCAAGGGACATTCCCCTTACCGGAAGCACAGATGGATCGCTTTACCA from Lusitaniella coriacea LEGE 07157 includes:
- a CDS encoding AAA family ATPase is translated as MSQRISKLTENLARTIVGKADAIRLILVALLSGGHALLEDVPGVGKTLLAKSLARSINGRFQRIQCTPDLLPTDMTGTNIWNPSSREFEFLAGPIFTNVLLADEINRATPRTQSALLEVMEEQQVTVDGVSRKVQHPFFVVATQNPIEYQGTFPLPEAQMDRFTISLSLGYPTEAEELQMLQHLQDRISTDELQPCLSLEDILELQHLAAQVKVTPALQRYIINLVRASRSDEEITLGVSPRGTVALQRATQALAFLEGRDYAIPDDVKFLAPHVLSHRLIPAGGRQAKTIVERLLRSIPVE